The following proteins come from a genomic window of Dethiosulfovibrio salsuginis:
- a CDS encoding helix-turn-helix domain-containing protein, producing MLRAYKYRIYPNMEQKSYFAKCFGCVRFIYNRMLSDKIEHYKTTGEMLYNTPA from the coding sequence ATGCTAAGAGCCTATAAATATCGTATATATCCTAATATGGAGCAAAAAAGCTATTTTGCCAAGTGTTTCGGATGTGTTCGTTTTATCTATAACAGAATGCTGTCGGACAAGATTGAGCATTATAAAACGACAGGGGAGATGCTGTATAACACCCCAGC